Proteins encoded in a region of the Zunongwangia endophytica genome:
- a CDS encoding VCBS repeat-containing protein, translated as MNKFSAILSLCFNRYIGIVILLSFLYGCNKDSKKQYKEPNDFLFTAMPKDSTGISFINQVKNEKDFNIFRYRNFYNGAGVGIGDINNDGLPDVYLTSNMGKNKLYLNQGDFKFKDISETSATQGNRSWSTGVTMVDINSDGLLDIYVCNAGNIEGEDRRNELYINNGDLTFTEKASEYNLNENGFTTHAAFFDYDLDGDLDVYILNNSFIPASSLGYNNKRELRSKDWNLPEVFKGGGDKLLRNDNGKFKDVSEEAGIYGSLIGFGLGVTIGDVNNDMLPDIYVSNDFYERDYLYINEGNGTFNEGIKNRISHLSMFSMGADIADINNDGLPEIFVTDMLPKNDERIKNTTEFERFDLYKLKQDRDFYHQFMQNSLQLNTGNNSFSEIAFYSDVAQTDWSWGALIFDMDNDGYKDIYVSNGIYHDLTNQDFMDFFANDILQDMVLTGQKKEFDSILNEMPSTAIPNFAFKNNADLSFSNTTEDWGFDTPSFSNGSAYGDLDNDGDLDLIVNNVNMELFVYRNETNKKRDHNWTKIELKGNDKNTFAIGSKVVVYTEDNQFTQQLIPTRGFQSSTDYNLTFGIGAQEKIDSIRITWPDKMASLKTNVEINTLLVFDQTEAEEFSLSKINYNQYFKEIDTDFTAHKEDNYIDYDYEGLINKMLSREGPAIAVADVNNDGNDDFYMAGARNQSGVLYIQQSNGRFLQTILDNTEESKVFEETGAIFLDINNDDFEDLIIISGGNTIYADKAQYETRIYLNDGNGKFSEENSALPINDQNAAVIAANDFDNDRITDLFIGYRSVPGVYGINPMHQLLKNNGNGQFTALDTSNLDNLGMITDASWVDINNNGTAELIVTGDWKAPAIFKVQNKKLTQISSNLSEYAGAWNSMKVADLNKDGLPDLILGNRGTNSFYNASKKKPVKVYISDFDDNGTTEQIFTRPINGKDVPIHLRRELSGQISSVKKQNLKFAEYATKSIDQLFSKEVLAQALVKEISSFKSVIAINKGDGNFDIKEMPPMAQFSSIHAIEVIDVNNDENSDIIIAGNDYDLKPQFSRLDSNYGLVLVNDGKGNFKAETSEKTGLFFKGQVRDLKIIQNKKGENLLLVGINNEKPKLYKLQ; from the coding sequence ATGAACAAATTTTCAGCGATTTTAAGTTTATGCTTTAACAGGTATATAGGTATTGTCATCTTATTATCTTTTTTATATGGATGTAATAAAGATTCCAAAAAGCAATATAAAGAACCTAACGATTTTCTATTTACTGCTATGCCAAAAGATTCAACGGGCATTTCTTTCATCAATCAGGTAAAAAACGAAAAAGATTTTAATATTTTCAGATATCGCAACTTCTATAACGGCGCGGGTGTAGGAATTGGCGATATCAATAACGATGGACTTCCAGATGTTTATCTTACTTCAAACATGGGTAAAAATAAACTATACCTTAATCAAGGTGATTTTAAGTTTAAAGATATTTCTGAAACTTCAGCAACTCAGGGAAATCGTTCATGGTCTACCGGTGTCACTATGGTAGATATTAACAGCGACGGTTTGCTAGACATCTATGTTTGTAATGCAGGCAACATTGAAGGTGAAGATCGTAGAAATGAACTTTATATAAATAATGGGGATCTTACTTTTACAGAAAAAGCTTCAGAATATAATCTCAATGAAAATGGTTTTACTACTCATGCTGCATTTTTCGACTATGATCTAGATGGTGATTTGGATGTTTATATCCTCAACAATAGTTTTATTCCTGCATCAAGTCTTGGTTACAATAATAAAAGAGAACTTCGTAGTAAAGACTGGAATTTACCAGAGGTTTTTAAAGGCGGCGGAGATAAACTATTACGAAATGATAATGGAAAATTCAAAGATGTTAGTGAAGAAGCCGGTATTTATGGTAGTCTAATTGGTTTTGGGCTTGGGGTGACCATTGGTGATGTCAATAATGATATGCTGCCCGATATCTATGTTTCAAACGATTTCTACGAGCGTGACTATCTATATATTAATGAAGGGAACGGTACTTTTAATGAGGGAATAAAAAATAGAATTTCGCATTTAAGCATGTTTTCTATGGGTGCTGATATTGCTGATATCAACAATGATGGATTACCTGAAATTTTTGTAACTGATATGCTCCCCAAAAATGATGAACGCATAAAAAACACTACTGAATTTGAACGTTTTGATCTTTATAAATTAAAGCAAGATCGCGATTTCTATCATCAGTTTATGCAAAATAGTCTTCAGCTAAATACTGGAAATAATAGTTTTTCTGAAATCGCATTTTATAGTGACGTAGCGCAAACAGATTGGAGTTGGGGTGCCTTAATCTTCGATATGGATAACGATGGTTATAAAGATATTTATGTAAGTAACGGCATCTACCACGATCTTACTAATCAGGATTTTATGGATTTCTTTGCTAACGATATTCTTCAGGATATGGTGCTTACCGGGCAAAAAAAGGAATTTGACTCTATTTTAAACGAAATGCCCAGCACGGCTATTCCTAATTTTGCATTTAAAAATAATGCCGATTTAAGTTTTTCTAACACTACAGAAGATTGGGGATTTGATACGCCAAGTTTTTCTAATGGATCGGCTTATGGCGATCTAGATAATGATGGCGATTTAGATCTTATCGTGAACAACGTGAATATGGAATTGTTTGTTTACCGCAATGAAACGAACAAGAAGAGAGATCATAACTGGACTAAAATTGAGCTAAAAGGGAACGATAAAAACACCTTCGCTATTGGTAGTAAAGTGGTAGTTTATACTGAAGATAATCAATTTACCCAACAACTTATTCCTACGCGTGGTTTTCAGTCTTCAACAGATTACAACTTAACTTTTGGTATAGGAGCACAAGAAAAAATTGATTCGATACGTATAACATGGCCTGATAAAATGGCCTCTTTAAAAACTAATGTTGAAATTAATACACTTTTAGTTTTCGACCAGACTGAAGCAGAAGAATTCAGTCTTTCAAAAATCAATTACAATCAATATTTCAAAGAAATCGACACCGATTTTACTGCACATAAAGAAGATAACTACATAGATTACGATTACGAAGGTTTGATCAACAAAATGCTTTCTCGCGAGGGGCCTGCAATTGCTGTTGCCGATGTGAATAATGACGGAAATGATGACTTTTACATGGCAGGAGCGCGAAATCAGTCGGGAGTACTTTATATTCAGCAGTCTAATGGTAGATTTTTACAAACGATTCTGGATAACACCGAAGAATCTAAAGTTTTTGAAGAAACCGGTGCTATTTTTCTTGATATTAATAATGATGACTTTGAAGACCTAATTATAATTTCTGGCGGGAATACTATTTATGCTGATAAAGCGCAATATGAAACTCGAATTTATCTGAATGATGGGAATGGAAAATTCAGCGAAGAAAATTCAGCTCTTCCTATCAATGACCAAAACGCAGCTGTTATTGCAGCAAATGATTTTGATAATGATAGAATTACCGATCTATTTATTGGATATCGAAGCGTTCCTGGAGTTTATGGTATTAATCCCATGCATCAATTGCTTAAGAATAATGGAAACGGACAATTTACCGCGTTAGATACATCTAATCTCGACAATCTGGGAATGATCACCGATGCGAGCTGGGTAGATATCAATAACAATGGGACTGCTGAACTAATCGTCACGGGAGATTGGAAGGCACCGGCAATTTTTAAAGTTCAGAATAAAAAATTAACTCAAATAAGCTCTAATCTTAGTGAATACGCTGGTGCATGGAACAGTATGAAAGTTGCCGATCTTAATAAAGATGGACTCCCCGACTTGATTTTAGGAAATCGCGGCACTAATTCTTTTTACAATGCAAGTAAAAAAAAACCGGTGAAAGTATACATCAGCGATTTTGATGATAATGGCACCACAGAACAAATTTTCACGAGACCTATTAATGGAAAAGACGTTCCCATACATTTACGTAGAGAACTTTCTGGCCAGATTTCTTCGGTTAAAAAACAAAACTTAAAATTCGCTGAATATGCAACAAAATCTATAGATCAGTTATTTTCTAAAGAGGTTTTAGCCCAAGCTTTAGTAAAGGAAATTAGCAGCTTTAAAAGTGTTATAGCGATCAACAAAGGAGATGGAAACTTTGACATTAAGGAAATGCCGCCTATGGCACAATTTAGTTCTATTCATGCCATCGAAGTCATAGATGTTAACAATGACGAAAATTCGGATATTATTATTGCCGGTAATGACTACGATCTAAAACCTCAGTTTTCAAGATTAGATTCTAATTATGGACTTGTTTTAGTTAACGATGGAAAAGGCAATTTTAAAGCCGAAACTTCAGAAAAAACAGGTCTATTTTTTAAAGGTCAGGTTCGGGATCTAAAAATTATTCAAAATAAAAAAGGCGAAAATTTACTGTTAGTGGGAATTAACAACGAAAAACCGAAATTGTACAAACTTCAGTAA
- a CDS encoding RagB/SusD family nutrient uptake outer membrane protein → MKNRFIKLSILLVALGSFIACTDLELEDTDSVSRVQTTGDFTGVSDVAGSLSNAYNSLRTNVETHENLYGLNEGTSDELLIPTRGTDWGDNGVWRTLHQHTWDANHNFVLNTWNEFNSAIFNLTEIIAPESDANVQQIAEAKFLRAFHMYWIMDLYGQVPFREVDEGPDVNPRVMTRSEAFEFVMQDLNEAMPDLPSIGPGNGTVQASKAAAHYLLAKLYLNKHIYLATASAEAADMTAVIDHVDAIIGAGFELQEGFFEIFEPSDDTETILYTTSSAGNRMWSTLHYAQGTDDNAAGGWNGFSTLAEFYDLFEGDENVNTPGSGQEERRGYVPLNGNSTGTYIGKGFLINQQYAADGSELTDRAGNPLVFTKDLPGLLGNNERNGIRVLKYHPSNGAFTGHVVVFRFADAYLMKAEAIMRGGSSSDDALTMVNNLRTIRKAAPLSSLTAQDMLDERGRELYTEYWRRQDQIRFGTFNSTWEFKDNTEEFRALFPIPSVALTSNPNLTQNPGY, encoded by the coding sequence ATGAAAAATAGATTTATAAAACTTTCAATACTCTTAGTAGCACTGGGATCTTTTATCGCGTGTACAGACCTGGAGTTAGAAGACACAGATTCTGTATCGCGCGTGCAGACTACTGGAGACTTTACTGGTGTTTCTGATGTTGCTGGATCTTTAAGTAACGCCTACAATAGCCTTCGAACAAATGTAGAAACCCATGAAAATTTATACGGACTTAATGAAGGTACTTCAGACGAGTTATTAATTCCTACCAGAGGAACTGACTGGGGGGATAATGGAGTTTGGAGAACGTTACATCAGCATACGTGGGATGCGAACCACAACTTTGTTCTAAATACATGGAACGAGTTTAACTCTGCTATATTCAATCTCACTGAAATAATTGCTCCAGAGAGCGATGCAAATGTACAACAAATCGCAGAAGCAAAATTCTTAAGAGCATTTCATATGTACTGGATAATGGATCTTTATGGACAGGTTCCTTTTAGAGAAGTTGATGAAGGTCCAGATGTAAATCCTCGAGTAATGACAAGAAGTGAAGCTTTTGAATTTGTTATGCAGGATCTTAACGAAGCTATGCCAGATTTACCAAGTATAGGACCTGGTAATGGTACAGTACAGGCTTCTAAAGCAGCCGCTCATTATTTATTGGCCAAATTATACCTTAATAAGCATATTTATTTAGCGACGGCATCTGCTGAAGCGGCAGACATGACAGCGGTTATAGATCATGTTGATGCAATTATAGGCGCAGGATTTGAACTCCAGGAAGGTTTTTTTGAAATTTTTGAACCTTCAGATGATACAGAGACCATTCTTTATACAACATCTAGTGCCGGAAACCGAATGTGGTCTACGCTCCATTATGCGCAGGGAACAGATGATAACGCCGCTGGTGGATGGAATGGATTCTCAACTTTAGCAGAATTCTATGATCTATTTGAAGGTGATGAAAACGTAAATACGCCAGGATCTGGACAGGAAGAAAGACGCGGTTACGTACCTTTAAATGGTAATTCGACTGGTACTTATATAGGCAAAGGTTTTCTAATAAATCAGCAATATGCTGCCGATGGTAGCGAGCTTACGGATAGAGCTGGTAATCCATTAGTTTTTACCAAAGATCTCCCAGGTCTTTTAGGCAACAACGAAAGAAATGGTATACGTGTACTAAAATATCACCCTTCTAACGGTGCTTTCACTGGCCATGTAGTTGTATTTAGATTTGCTGATGCATATTTAATGAAAGCTGAAGCAATTATGCGAGGGGGTTCTAGCTCTGATGATGCACTAACTATGGTAAATAACTTACGTACCATAAGAAAAGCTGCACCATTATCTTCATTAACTGCACAGGATATGCTAGATGAGCGCGGACGTGAACTATATACTGAATACTGGAGAAGACAGGACCAAATTAGATTTGGAACTTTCAATTCTACTTGGGAGTTCAAGGATAATACGGAAGAATTTAGAGCATTATTCCCGATTCCTTCTGTAGCCTTAACTTCAAACCCTAATTTGACACAGAATCCGGGATATTAG